A genomic segment from Yimella sp. cx-51 encodes:
- a CDS encoding glutaredoxin family protein, translating to MQTRVVLYGNPGCHLCDDARAVVERVCADLGVGWQEVTISGDPELMAKYGELIPVTVVDGRQHSKWRVDEQQLRAALQR from the coding sequence ATGCAGACGCGAGTCGTCCTCTACGGCAACCCGGGCTGCCACCTGTGCGATGACGCGCGCGCCGTCGTCGAGCGCGTGTGTGCCGACCTCGGAGTCGGTTGGCAGGAGGTCACGATCTCCGGTGATCCGGAGCTCATGGCGAAGTACGGCGAGCTCATCCCGGTGACCGTCGTCGACGGCCGTCAGCACTCCAAGTGGAGGGTCGATGAGCAGCAGTTACGCGCCGCTCTACAGCGCTGA